The genome window GCACTATTGCTGCAGCTTCCGCTCAcctcctgccagccccagcctgctcccctgcCACACTCCCGTTCAGCCTGGCCCAGCGCTCAGACAGCCTGTGGCTGGCTCTTCCCCCTTGGACCATTGCCAAAAGTGCTTCCCAGGttttccttcccccagccctttctTCCCAGGTAAATCACAAACGTGGATCCTTAACCTGGATGTTATCAAGACTGCGAGGGAAGGCTCCCTCCTGGGAACAGTCCCTTTCTGCCCATTGTGAGAGTACTGAGACCACTGTCCTTTCGCCCTTCGCTCATCAGTGATGACTCGCAGAGTCACTCCTGAGGGCGGGGGAAAAAATGAATGAAAGGGCTGCTCGGTGGATCATTACGGTAACACAGCAAATCCGGAAACTGGGCAATGCTAAGATTAGAAACAGAACTCGCCTACTGTAGGCAGGGAAATCTTGCATCGTTTGGTCATGATGTCATGCAGAGTTTCCCTCACCTGGGAATCCCTGGTAGTGAGTGGCACACGCAGCTCAGGAGCGCAGAGGGTTATGAGCTAGATGCACCTGCCGTACTTTCACTTTCCGGTTTCCATTGATTCCAGCCGTATTAGATCGTGGGTTTTTCTCCTTCGACAAAAGGAAAACaagatttcattttattttttcctaaagaGTATAAAAGCAAGAGCAATGGAAAAGAGAGGCTACATGCACAGACCAGAGGGAGGCCAAGCACCCCTGAGGAAGAAGAAGAGACTAAAGCCATTTCCCAGCAAACATGCTCCAAGGTATGTGCCACGAGGTCTGGGGCGTCTGTCTAGCACATGGGCTTACTAGACTGATCTGCTGTGATCTACTCTAAAGAGTACGGATCAAACATTATCCGTCCCTCTAGGTCTCTTaccagtttattttttattattagtgCTGGGGGCCGTAAATTAAGGGGCCTGATCTGAAAACATTTGTGAATAGAAGAGTTGAGTTTGCTCAGCTGCGATCTTTGGGGTCAagccaccaatgtaatatatttGATTGTAGCCCTCATCTTCCTGCACCCCTTCTTTCCCCGCCTTGTCAGACTGTCAAAAATACAGTTTATAATCCTTGTAACCTGCAAATGGAGTGATGTGTGTATTTGCCCTTTCTGATTCAATTAGGAAAAATGGTGGCTTGCAAACTGCTCCTTGTCCTGACCCTATGGACAATGTCTACGGAGGCCTTTCCCAAAGGGGCTCAGAGGAAGACGTGCCACCTCTCAAAATACAAGTCCCTGCCACCCCGGGAACTGGAGACCTTCAAGAATGTCAAGGACAGATTTGTAAGTGCAAAGAAGACACATAAGTAGGGCAATAATGGCAATGTGGGTGCTAGGCTGTAGTTTCAACCACAGCCTTCTCGGCATATTACTGTGGGCAGATGAAATACGCTTCGGTAAGTTTGGGGTGTAGGGTTGCGGACAAAATAGAGAGAAGTCTCTCTGTCTGGATCTTCTTTGTTGGTGATCCCCCACCCAGTCTTAGTTAAGAAAGGGCAAAGCTCAGAATGTTCAGCTCCGGCAAGAGTCAGAGAGAGGCAGAGTCATGGACAGGGCAGGAAGGTGGGAACTGATCTAAAGCAGAATCACAGATTAGACAATGGCAAGGGAAGAACGCCATTCTTACTATTAGAAAGGAGCTAGGAGAGAAAGAAGGGGCAACCTGTCTAAGTGGGTGTTCCTGATTCGAGTCAGTCTAAGGAGGTTAGGGCCTGGCCAGCTCGGATTTCTTACAGAGTCAACCGTCCTTAATCTTAAATCTCAGAAAGTTATGAAAGGGATTCAAACTCTGTCCTGAGTTACAATCAAACCTAGAGAATGAGAGCCAGTTTTTAACTATAGGCGATCTTTCCCTTCCAAACAAAACTGAGTCTAGTCCTTTAAACAGACAATCTGAGGAACCCAAATTCATGTCATGCCATCAAGCAGCATTAGAGAGATCAAGTCATTTATTTTTAAGTCGTGCAAACATTCCACGTTAACCAATGCTGACGCGGAGGAAGTGCACCACTCAGATGAGCGGTCAAGAGTTAAAGGATGCCGCTTCTCAGTTAAACTTCTGCACAAATGCAGTTCACAACCTGAAACCAGCAAAGCAATATGACAAGCGCGTGTTGTTGACATCTGTGCCATATTGGCACCTTCTCGGGAAGAGCCAGGACTCTAGTACAGCAGCATTCTTAGGGGATTGAGGTGTTGAGTCAAATTGTGCCAGGATTTTTTACCTTTGCATGGCTGAATGGGGTTATATGATGTAACTGAGGACCGAATTTGGCACTTTCTCCCCTGCTTTGCTTCCTTTACACATTTCCCTGTGTTCTTATTTTGTACCTCCAGGAGGACATCATGCTGTTGTCAGACCGAAAATGCAACACCAAGATTTTCCATCGGAACTGGAAAGTCAAAGAGCTGTCGGTAAGAAAGACCTCTGCCAAGAGAGAGAAAGTTACAAAACAGCACTTGCTTCTTTCCAAAGTTGCAGTACTGTCTCTTTCTAAGCTGGATGCTGATTTCACGTGATCCTTTTGTAGAGTAACATGGAGAAGGAATTTATTCCCAAATGACAAAGGTATCATCTGAGGTTGGAATATTGAGATTGAGATTGATCTGAAGCACAAAATGTTGTTGGATTCCAAGGAAGGAAGGTGTAAGCAACAGAGTCCAAAGGGTCCTGACTAGCAGGCTCTGTGAACTGAGTGGATTCACACCTCCCCTGCGTCGTAGGTTGTTTCCCATTGGCCACGGCTTTGGAAAGTCTCCTTAAGCAGGCCACTCCTACCTGCTGCTAACACAAACATTCCTTATCTCCCTGTCTGCAACTCCCCTGGACACACTGTTTTACCTGCACATTCTCTCCCTAGGTGCACGACAGAGTGATCCTGGTAGAGACGGAGCTGCACCTCATTATTGACGTGCTGGAGAACTTTGGGGATTCCAGTCTGTCCGAGCAGCTCCTGAGGCCATTAGAAATCCTGAGGGACATCAGAGAGGACTTGAAGAGCTGGGTGAGTATTGGATTGCAAATGTCTCGTGCCACAGTGGGTCTGGGAATTGTGTATTGAACTCCGAACAGCACTAATTTCTTAAGTGGATCCAGGATCTACTAATCCTTGTGCCAGTAATCGTGGACTTTGGTTTGCACATAACAGTTGCTGTATGCCTTGCTCAGATACATCATCTAATTAGCTAATTAACTTGATTAACTAGTTAGGGACAGATGATGCTTGGCTGCTCTGCTACTGTGGAAGCAGGTACGTCCCCACCGTCGGctcctgggctgtagtttgctaTCACTGCAGACACTGTGCTCTCTTTAGCACAGCTACTGTTGTTTCCATGTGCCCCCCAGAAcatcgcagtggaggtggggaggAACTGGGAGGAGGCAGACCCATGGATGGCTGCATACACTGGGAGAGTATGCTGCACTCCTGCTCAGCTCCAGGGCATATTCAGTTTCTACTAGGTAgagttcctcccagagctccTCTGGGGAGCGCAAGGCATATCTCCCCCTACACAGGGCCATTCCCACAGGCCTCAGTAAAGCCCTGAGTTAATGCTTCAAACACTTCTGAAGTTGAACAATGTAATACAAATGCTTGGTATTATTAATAGAACATGGAAGGTTAACATGGAATCCACACGTCtaaagaactagataaactcaATCAAACCAAGATCTGCCTTGGGCTTGTACCGAGAGGAAGGAGGTTAAGCCACTGTTCCTGAACTCTCGACTCATGTGCCAGTCTCCTTCATGGATTGATTTTCTTTTCAGGCCGGAAATCAGCCTCAAGGCCATCAACGCTCCCGGAAGCTGACTAACTGGCTCCTAAAATTCCATGCAGCCAAGAAAATGGTGAGTACATTTGGCAAACACACAGGACAAACTTTCATCACATGTTAGTGGGAACAAATCCATACAGGATCATCAGCTCCATTCCGTTCCCATGGGGCCAGTGCAGGATGATGCCCTGTATATTGTCCAGGACCTTCAGCAGTCTAGGAGTCCTGAGACTGAATTAGTTCAGAAAGCTGGTAAATCTCTCACATCAGGAAGGGTTGTTACATCTGCTGTCAGACTGTAATAGACCAGGCATCCAGAAAACACCCTTTTCCTTGTGGCCTAGTTTGGGTCCTCCCATAGGATGCAAATAGCAGAATTTCAGATAAACACGAGGCATCTGATGCTCCATTGCTCTATACCTTGTACCTTGTGGAATCATTTATATTTGTGCAAAATGCTGCTGACTctgaaatcccccctccctcacacTGCTGGCAGAGCTTTACACCAACTTGCTATTCGCTTTGAAGAGGTGGAGATGCTGGGCTGGGCAATGGGAAAAGAGGCCCAGAGATCATTCATTCGTACAGATCTGCCAATGCCCAGGCCTTCTTAGCAATCAGATCTAGACAAAGATAATACCCATCAAGTTGACTGTTACCCCAGATCATTGTGCCTTTTGCCTCATTCAGACTCACTGCTTAATGTAATAGACTACAGCACACATTGTTATATATTTAGAATTACAGAACATTAGAGCACCATGTAAATGAGTATTTACTTAGGTTCGAGTGTTTGTAAGGTCTTGTCTACGCAGGGACATCCAGGAAAactaatctgaattaactaaaaaTGTGAGTTTGAAggggattagttaaactgcattaaatccctgtATGGATGCTGTTATTCAGAGTTAAAGCGATCTCTGGAAGTGAAGTAAAGTAACCAAATTAAGACCACTTTAATTTTGAATGAGGGTGTTCACACAGGGATCTAATGCTATTAACTAacccacttcaaattcacacagTTTGTTCAGATTTAGCTTTCCTGGATGTCCCTATGTAAACACTGCTCTGTTCGCCCTTTTTCTGCATGCTCTGTGCTCCCTATCTATATACACCCCCTTCCATCAGGCCTTTGTCCAGTAGCTTTCCCTCGCCCAGTGTGAGCCAGCCATTCTCTGTTACAATGTGTTCACTCCCTCTCTCCTGTCCCAGGAAACTCCAGGGTGCCTGGAAGCATCTGTGATCTTCAATCTCTTCCGATTCCTGAACGAAGACTTGAAGTGCGCAGCCTACACGGATTTCTGCACCTAAATGCAAAGTCTTTACACTGTCTCACCTCATGCACTAATCAGACACTGGAGAGCCCAGCGAATGGGAACCCTGAATCCTTCCTACAGGACACTATATTTTAACCAGGCATGATGCTCTTTCTGCCTTGGCATCTTACCATGGATACCCATCACCAATGATCTCTGAACAAAAGATTCCGATACAACTGATCTTCAGGAAGAGATCTCTCCGACTCCAATTGACAGTAGCTGATTGGTTGTAGGCCAATTCCTTAAGTGCAGCTAAAGTGTAAGGCCTgttcccacagaaatcaatgggagattggccattgatttcagtgggattaaaATTTGGCCCTAGAGGAtagtattatttattgtattggTTGATTGCTACGCAAAAATATTTGCCAATAGTATGTTGTGTtgctgttatttattttaatttaaaggaCTAGTTTTTCCCACCATTTGTTTGATTTACAGACTAGTGACTATTTCATTATTGTCTTAGAAAGATGCTGGAAAATGCAATAATGTTGATGCATGGAAGGTGTTGCTGTATTAGACAGATTCCGAGaatctatttttgttttactgGCTGACATAATGTTAAGCCATCTGATGCGATCCTTATTTAAACAAATCTGATTTGTATTTAAGTTATTTATTGTATCTATCATTTTTATGTGCATATTTATCAAATGGGCTATTTGTATAATATTTAATGTAAAAATGGAAGAtgtaaaattaaaactgaaatgatATAAATTGATGATTGATCCTCTACTTGCTGACTGCATTATGTTCTGATCTCATCACCTCCAAAAAATAGAAAATAGCAAAAGTCATTAAAGGCAGGGAAGTACTTCCCGATGAGGAGAAATTGATTAGCTGGATggtgagaggggacataacagagatacttaaaataatgaaaagtcTAAAGTTATAGGTATCTTCCCACGATAGCAAATCCCAGGGAACCCCTGGTGGCAGGACTGAATATTATGGGGCCTTTAAATTGGGCAAAAAGCACTGACTATAATTACTATCCTATACTTATCACAATATATGTGACACACTCTTCTAGAGTAAAATGCTGCTGTTTTAACTGGAGCCTGATTGTAACATGTATTGctttttgcttcctttttatttGTACGCATTGATATCCATGTGAAGACACAGGTCTGGGAAAACTATTCAGCTGCTCTTGCAGAGTACATCGTGGCTGCAATTGCACTGTTTTTGTCTGAGGGGGATAGATACTGGGGATTGGCACTCGggaaacctggattctattcccagctctgccactgacctgctggagTGGTGGATgacgttgggcaagtcacgtctCTGCTCtgtaccatctgtaaaatgggaatactgaTACCAAAttccttggtaaagtgctttgagacctaccCGTAAAAACACTCtataagagctgggtattattaatattattatatgCACTATATAAAAAGCCTGATTCTCCGCTGCCCCAGTGCTGTCACCGCTCGTGACTTTTTCACAGGTTGCAGGATTTTAGCCGGGGCTGGAGTCTGTCTGGTGATGATGTGAGAATCTCCAACCCTCTTGGGAATTGCAGCCTTGCTTCTGATTGGCTGTCTTTCCCACTGTCTCCGGtcgtggggaagagcagccaatcaagGCTCCTGCAGGAAGCAGTCAGAGGTCTCTGCCCCTTAGGTGCCAACATCACTGTcacaggagtggaggagagaggaGCTCAGAGAGGCTCCactccctcctccactccctgcaACACCCATCCCTGGGAGAGGGCCGGGGAAGAGACACAGCAGCTTCAGGAGGAGCTGCGGTGAAGGAAGGAGGGGCAGAAATGATGGGGACACAGGGGGACGAGCAGAGTTGATGTGGAGAGAGGATTGAGTTGGGGACAGGGTGCCGAATTACTTGCTGGGTACGGGATGGGCAGTGGAGGGGCACAATCACCTTACAGAATAAATATGGAAGTGTTAGCAACACTATCTCACAAACGCACTGGGGGGACAGGGGAATCCAAAAGACCAACCCAAAAAACTACAGgagaatcttttttaaaaaaatctcatgattgttgGTCTAATTGCATGAGATTTagggtttgacatgatttgtggATCTTTGGGGATGGGCAATATTGCAACCTTGCACTTGGATTTGTTATTTACACTACTGCAAAATGGTACCAAATCAACAGTGATTACTTTTTATATCTATTCTGTATCACTTTGCATATGTGCAAATGACTATATTTATAAATGGTTCAGGAAAGCAAAGAATCAAGCCTGGACTCTTTAAATGTTGGTGAAGTATCATCACCCCCACTAGGGTGAAGTTCTGGAATTAAAAGCAAAAAGTATTTTGGCTCTGAAGGACATATTCCCAATTTGATTTAAAGTGACAGTATTGCCAAACCCAagaattcaaaaatcatgagtcaggttgCCACCAAATCACAAGATTGCCTTTAAAGTCAtgagattgtttttaaaataatacattatgGGTTCTTTTGTAATTGCCTACTGGTTATTGAGACTTTGGGGAGTCACATTTATAAGCCTTTTCCCCCAATCATGAGGCCTAGAAAtgtacttttatattttaaatcaaagctaagAGTCACACagaatcacttgactccaggagctggggttttaagaataACACCAAATATGACAAAATTCAGAAAAGACTGCAAGACATCCTGCTTTTTTCCCAGGATAGTCCCATGTTTCACGGGTGATTCGTACCAGCATCTCCCAGGCCGGGAGGAGTAAGACCCAGTTGGCAACAGCAGCCCAGGAGATAAAGGAGGTAGGTGCAGAGAATGGCCTTGCCATGGGGCTggatgaggagggaagggagaggccCTGGTCCCCTGGCTGGGGCGAGCTATTCGCTGAACATAAACAGCCTACAGGCCAGCAGGGAACAGATGGGGAGACTTCACATAAGGAATTGGTTGATGCACTTTACCTTAGGGGTGATAAATGGCAACCTGGTGAAGGATCTGTGAGAGCTGGCGGAGGGGGTAATCACAGTGGCAGGCTGTGTGAGGCCCTGGGGGGCAGTATGGGGGTTGAAGAAAGGAAGTGGggccctggggggaagggagttggaAGTGAGAGTGTCAGAGAGGCAGGGGGTGTAGGGCCTTGGGGGCTGTCtgggggtggagccggggggggTCACAGAGGCAGTGGTGTGGGGCCccgggggcagtgtgggggtggagCTGGTGGGTGCGGGGTCACAGAGGCAGGTTCTGGAGCCTGGAAGGGAATGTGGAGCTTGAAAATGGTGGCCATCTTGGCTTATGAGAAGCTAAgttgagggggatgggagagggactCAGGATGTtaaagggagcagggaagaggggTGAAGTCTGGCTCTGGGGTAGGGAAGGGAGCTGGGCTGTAAGGCAGGGGACTCCTGAGTGCAGTGGAGGAAGCTGCTGCATCAAGCGCTAAGGATTTGGGACaggaacccccccccactccccgaaaCATGCGTATCTGCTGCTGGGATGAAGCCACATCAGCCTAGATGGGCTGAGAGTGTGGTCCTTGGAGCTGACTGGGCCTGCCCAAAGCGGCTCTGGCCCCAGCACAACCCACCAGCTCCTTGTCGCAATTCAGCTCGATCCTCTGGGGCCAgggaggcccctcccccacattggCCACAGGTGCATTGCACTCACAGGGGCATGGCTTACATCCCTTCTACTACAAGAATTTATGCTGAGCCATATCCAATACCGTGCATTCTAGGCCTAGTACTACTATGCATATGGTAAAGGGACCACGATTCGGAGAATTATGGAACTGGGTCATTGGTAGGTAGCTCACAAGCCTGCCCCCTCTGTCTCCTGGTTGGAGGAAATCAAAAGCAACTGAACACATTCCTTTGGTCTTTGGAGTGAAAACCCCATCCAGAGTCTTTGGCAGCCAATGAttacaaatgtgatttttttctcttgacTATTACAGCTGAGTGATTAGTTCACAGCCAGGGAATTTTGCCTCTATTTCTGTTCGCAAAATTCCTGCAAACCAATAACAAACACACTTGAGAACGTTGCGACTGGAAAACATTCAACATCATTTTGTTCACCCCTATGGCTTGTTAATCAACAAAACATTACGTTTGAGCCATGCGACCTAAAACTGAGTGGcttcttaataataatacctaactgttctatagtgtttttcatcagtAAAGCGTaacatgctttacaaaggacAGCACTATCATTATccactttttacagatggggaaactgaggcacagagcagtgaagtgactcgcccaaggtcacccagcaggccataAGTCATATGATATGATATAGCTTCTGTCCCTGAGTAGATGAGCATAATTTATGAAtcctagactatcagggttggagggacctcaggaggtcatctagtccaaccccctgctcaaagcaggaccaatccccaatttttgccccagatccctaaatggccccctcaaggtttgagctcacaaccctgggtttagtaggccaatgctcaaaccactgagcagaATTTGAACTCAGGTCTAGATTTGGCCCAGAGTCTTTAGAGAAGCCTGACAAACCTGCTGGGCTGTGCTCAGTCTCTGAGCAGCCTGGGGCTCACGAAGACTTTAACTGCACCAGAACCAGCCAAAGATACTCTCCACTCTTACAGCTCAGTGAACTC of Natator depressus isolate rNatDep1 chromosome 11, rNatDep2.hap1, whole genome shotgun sequence contains these proteins:
- the LOC141996292 gene encoding interferon lambda-3-like, with the translated sequence MDESGVGSKAQGKMVACKLLLVLTLWTMSTEAFPKGAQRKTCHLSKYKSLPPRELETFKNVKDRFEDIMLLSDRKCNTKIFHRNWKVKELSVHDRVILVETELHLIIDVLENFGDSSLSEQLLRPLEILRDIREDLKSCGNQPQGHQRSRKLTNWLLKFHAAKKMETPGCLEASVIFNLFRFLNEDLKCAAYTDFCT